The Chlorocebus sabaeus isolate Y175 chromosome 14, mChlSab1.0.hap1, whole genome shotgun sequence genome segment tggcttgatagctcatttctttttggtaccgaataatatttcattgtctgaatgtaccacagtttatctttCACTTACTAAAGGACATTTTGTTTGCTTCCAAGTTtgaacaattatgaataaagctgctacagACGTCCCTgggcaggtttttgtgtgaatgaaAGTTTTGGGgaagaattttatatttataaaaaagttTCCAACATAGTACAGAACATTCCCATGTACCCTTTGCCTGGTTTCTCATTGTGTTAACATCTTAGGTAAATACCGTAACATCTTACTGGTGTGTTGTCCAAACTAAGAGAttgataattatttattattattgttattattattatactttatttttatttcactagtaTTTccactaattttcttttatggtttcatgATCTAATCCAGGATATCACCTTGTAttagtaaaatgttaattttaatttataggaGTAATTTGGTTATGTTGCATgtattaaatatgtttataagACACAGCATATCCTGAGAAAATGAGTGTAAACCTAACAGTTATCAGGAGGCAGTGTTACTTAATGAAATGGACTCATTTAATCATAatgttatttagaatttttttcaagtttgtttttgttAGAGGGTCAGATTTCCCCATGTGCAGCGAACAGTGACATAGGATTTGTTTTATAAGGTTGCTGTTTCTAAACCAAATACTAAAGCTTGTTGAAAGAAGGTTATTTTAAAGTCGAGCATTTCAAGACCCAGGAGAAAATCGGTTGCAGAGTTGTAACAAAAGCTGTCAGTGCCTAATTTTTCAGGTTGGTGCAAAGGATGAAGTGTCCGGGTAGTTCTCTAATGAGCATCTCCAAATGTTTTGCTGGCAGAAAGACTCCATGAAAATGACAGAAGAAGTTATTGTGATAGCCAAGTGGGACTACACCGCCCAGCAGGACCAGGAGCTGGACATCAAGAAGAACGAGCGACTGTGGTTGCTGGACGACTCCAAGACGTGGTGGCGAGTGAGGAACGCGGCCAACAGGACGGGCTATGTGCCGTCCAACTACGTGGAGCGGAAGAACAGCCTGAAGAAGGGCTCCCTGGTGAAGAACCTGAAGGACACACTAGGTGAGTATTCCACCCTTTGGAGAGAGGAGACCTTGTGCATTTCAAGGGACACTGTTCATCTTTCTAGTTagtttgctttttcaaaaaaaaaagtctgttttaaATGTTAACATCTTCGTAGATGTCTTTTTCAAAAATCTGAGAATTAAGAgttgaaaatggagaaagaggaTGTTTGTCATTTCCTGGAGATTCTGGAGTTTGGGGTCTTGTGTATGGA includes the following:
- the NCK2 gene encoding cytoplasmic protein NCK2 isoform X2 → MKMTEEVIVIAKWDYTAQQDQELDIKKNERLWLLDDSKTWWRVRNAANRTGYVPSNYVERKNSLKKGSLVKNLKDTLAQRLLRVP